A genomic region of Arachis stenosperma cultivar V10309 chromosome 9, arast.V10309.gnm1.PFL2, whole genome shotgun sequence contains the following coding sequences:
- the LOC130950622 gene encoding probable choline kinase 1 codes for MAIKTIELLKGCASQEEMMEVLAAVASDLGDVIEDLNNLQVIPLKGAMTNEVFQVNWPTRNGGGGLRKVLVRLYGEGVEVFFNRDEEIRTFECISNHGQGPRLLGRFTSGRVEEFIHAKTLSAADLRNPEISPLIASKMREFHSLHMPGPKKIQLWQRLRNWLSQAKSLCSAKDIKNFGLDKLDEEINKLEKKLCEGYQEIGFCHNDLQYGNIMMEIETRAITIIDYEYASYNPVAYDLANHFCEMAADYHTDTPHVLDYSKYPGLEERQRFIRVYLNSEGKKPSKTKVEQLLNTTEKYTLANHLFWGLWGLISSYVNKIDFDYKEYARQRFQQYWLTKPALLDSEGNVSEDEIVASFI; via the exons ATGGCCATAAAGACAATCGAATTGTTGAAGGGGTGCGCTTCCCAAGAAGAGATGATGGAAGTTCTTGCAGCTGTGGCTTCCGATTTGGGTGATGTGATCGAAGATTTGAACAACTTGCAGGTGATTCCACTGAAAGGTGCAATGACCAATGAGGTTTTCCAAGTAAATTGGCCAACCAGAAATGGTGGAGGCGGTTTGAGGAAGGTTTTGGTTCGATTGTATGGCGAAGGTGTTGAGGTTTTCTTCAACAGAGATGAAGAAATTCGAACCTTTGAGTGCATCTCAAATCATGGACAGGGTCCAAGGCTTCTTGGAAGGTTCACCTCTGGCAGAGTTGAAGAGTTCATTCATGCTAAG ACTCTCTCAGCTGCCGACCTCCGGAACCCGGAAATATCTCCTTTGATAGCCTCTAAGATGAGAGAGTTCCATTCGCTTCACATGCCGGGTCCTAAGAAGATTCAGCTATGGCAGAGACTAAG GAATTGGCTTAGTCAAGCCAAGAGTTTGTGCTCTGCTAAGGATATCAAAAACTTTGGTTTGGACAAACTAGATGAGGAAATAAATAAGCTTGAGAAGAAGTTATGTGAAGGATATCAAGAGATTGGTTTCTGTCACAATGACCTTCAATATGGTAACATAATGATGGAAATAGAGACAAGGGCAATAACTATCATT GATTATGAATATGCAAGTTACAATCCTGTTGCTTATGATTTGGCGAATCATTTCTGCGAAATGGCGGCCGATTACCACACAGACACCCCTCATGTTCTGGACTACAGTAAATATCCTG GACTAGAGGAGCGCCAACGCTTTATTCGAGTCTATCTGAATTCAGAAG GAAAGAAGCCAAGCAAAACTAAAGTGGAGCAACTACTCAACACTACAGAGAAATACACTCTTGCAAACCATCTATTCTGGGGTTTGTGGGGGCTCATTTCT AGTTATGTTAATAAAATTGACTTTGACTACAAAGAATATGCAAGGCAGAGGTTTCAGCAATATTGGTTGACAAAGCCTGCTTTGTTGGATTCAGAAGGCAATGTTTCTGAAGATGAAATTGTGGCATCCTTCATATAA